The nucleotide sequence GAGTTGGCCGGGACCGGCCAGTTGTAGGAATTTCCCCGACTCATCATACCCGTATCGGGGTATCCGGGATACTGATGCACCGACGTGACCCGGATGCCCGCACGGTTCAATAGGATCGCTTCGGTGCCGTTGCCGTGGTGCGCATCGAAATCCCACACCGCGACGCGTTCCAAGCTATGCGCGACTTTGGCGTGCAGTGCCGCAATGGCCACGTTGTTGAGATAACAAAACCCCATCGCATCACCCGCCGTGGCATGGTGTCCGGGCGGACGCATCAGGGCCATGGTGGGACCGTCACCGTGCAAGGCGGCATCGACCGCTGCGATCGTCGCTCCCGCAGATCGGCGGGCGTGCCCGTCCATGCCCTCGTGTCCGGGCGTGTCCTCGTCGAAATCCTCGCGCCCGGGCAGGCGTTGCAGATGCTCCGTTGTGTGCGCGCGCAGGATCGCTTCGTCCGTCGCCGCCGCCGGTAGGTGCCAGGTCCAATCCGGATGTGCGCGCTGCAAATAAGCCACGGTGCGCGACACGCGATTGGCCTGCTCCGGGTGGTGGGCGGAGCCAAACTCAAGACAGCGGGGATCGTGAAAAAGATGCATATTTGCCAACCCGTCGGCGAGCCTCGCCGACACGTCCTGACCGTATCGCGACCGCGCTATTTTGCACAAGCGAAAGACCACAAAGTAGCTTGTCCCACCACCGGCGATTCGATAGCTTTGGGGTAGACTCGAACGATTGCCGTAGCAACCGCATGAACTCGTTCAAAACCCCCGTGTATCGTGAATACATTCGAGAGCCTCCGAACTGTTTTCAACCCACGCTCGATCGCTTTGGTCGGCGTGAGCAACCGACCGGGCAGTGTCGGTAACGCGCTCTTACGCAACACTCTGGGCGGCGACTTCGACGGCGTGGTTTATCCGGTAAACCCCAAGCACCGCAGCATGCGCGGGACCAAGGTTTATCCGACGTTGCGGGCGATTCCCGATCGCGTCGATCTCGCCATCATCGCCACTCCGTCCACGCATGTTTTGGGTGTGATCGAAGAGTGCGGCCAATGCGGTATCGGCAATGCCGTCGTCATAACCGCCGGCTTCCTCGAAACCGGCCGAGCGGGGGCGGCATTGTTTCGTAAACTGGTCCGCACCGCGCGTCAGGCCGGAGTGCGGATCATCGGCCCCAACTGCCTGGGATTCATCCGTCCGCCGATCGGTCTCAACGCCAGCTTCGCCGCCCGCATGGCCCTCCCGGGCAAGCTGGCCTTTATTTCGCAAAGCGGCGCGCTATGCACTGCCGTATTGGACTGGTCGATACGTGATCGCGTCGGATTCAGTCATTTCATTTCGATCGGCTCCATGGCCGATATCGGTTACCACGATCTGCTCGACTACCTCGCGACCGACCCCGGCACGTCGAGCATCCTCATCTACATGGAGTCGTTGCGGGATGCGAAGCGCTTCATCAGTGCCGCGCGCTCGATTGGCCGCACCAAACCGATCATCGTGCTGAAGGTGGGGCGCAGCTCCGAAGGCGCCGCTGCGGCCAGTTCGCACACCGGCAGTCTCACCGGTGACGACGCCATTTACGACGCCGTCTTCGAGCGCGCAGGCGTCGCGCGCGTGAACACGATTAAGGAGCTCTTTAATATCTCCCAGTCGCTCTCCATGCAGCCTCGGCCTCGCGGCAACCGGCTGCTCATCATTACCAATGCCGGCGGTCCGGGTGTCATCGCGACCGACATGCACATCGCCCAGGGCGGACGGTTGGCCCCGCTCTCCGCGACATTGCGCGAGAAGCTCAACCAGGTGTTGCCGGCGGCGTGGAGCCATTCCAACCCGATCGACGTGCTCGGCGATGCCGGCGTGACACCCTACACCGAAACCCTGCGGCACTGCCTCGATGAGCCCAACGTGGATGGCATTCTCGTCATTCTCACGCCTCAGGCCATGACCAACGCCGACGAGATCGGTCGGGCCCTGGGCGATCTCGCAGCCACTTCCAACAAAACCATTCTGGCCGCTTTCATGGGCGCGGCCGACGTCGCGTCCGGCACGCGCGCACTCACCGCCAAAGGCATTCCCGTATACGACAATCCGGAAGAGGCCGTGACGTGTTTTAATCTCATGGCGCGCTATGCCCGTAATCAGGAGTTGCTCACGGAAACACCGGAATCCGTGCCCGCGGAATTCAAACCCAAGACTGCCGTCAATCAACGCCTGCTGGCTCGCGTGCGCGATGCCGGACGACACGCCCTCAACGAAAACGAAGCCAAGCAATTCATCGCCAACTACGGCCTGATTTCTCCGCCCCACGCGCACGCCGCCACCGCCGCCGATGCCGCCCGTCGCGCCGCCGGTTTCGGGTTTCCCGTGGCCATGAAAATCATGTCGCCCGACATCCTCCACAAAACCGACGTCAATGGCGTGGCGCTCAATCTTCGTTCCAAGCGCGCGGTCATGCTCGCGTTTCGCCAGATCACTCGCGACGCCGCCCGACTTCGCCCGAAAGCGCAGTTGCAGGGGGTGATAGTCGAGAAAATGGTCACCAAGAAATACGAGCTCTTCCTCGGCAGTAAAATGGATCCCGTCTTCGGCCCGGTCATTCTCTTCGGAGCGGGCGGGGTGGGGGTCGAAGTCTTCAAGGATATCTCCATCGGGATACCGCCGCTCAACATGGCCCTCGCCAAACGCATGATTGAGAAAACCAAGATCCATACGCTGCTCGCCGGTTATCGCGGCATGGCGGCGATCGATATGCGCTCGCTGCAGTTTTTGCTCTACCGGTTTTCCTACATGATCATGGACTTTCCGGAGATCGCCGAGATGGACATCAACCCGCTGGGCGTCGACGCCGACGGCATTGTCGCGCTCGACGCCAAGATCGTGCTCGATCCCGCGCCTCCGCCTCGCCACGCCGCGCCCTATCGCCACCTCATCGTCACGCCCTATCCGCGCGAACTCGAACGCACCGTTCGCCTCGCCAATCGCAAAACCGTGCGCCTGCGTCCGATTCGCCCCGAGGACGAACAGCTGGAGGCGGAAATGTTTCGTGCCATGTCACCCCAGACCCAGCGCTTCCGTTTTTTCGAGCTCATCAAAGACATCAGCCACGAGATGCTGATTCGCTACACCCAGATCGATTATGATCGGGAAGTCGCCATCGTCGCCGAGATGCGCGAGCGCGGCGTGCGCAAAATGGTCGGCGTCGCGCGGGTCATTGGCGACCCCTACCATGAGACCAGTGAGTTCGCCATTGTCGTGGCCGACCCCTGGCAAGGCATGGGCCTGGGTAACGTGCTCACCGACGCCGTGCTCAGTGTCGCGCGCCAACGCAAATACCGCTCCATCTACGCCGACTTCCTCGGCGACAACCACGCCATGCACCACATCCTCCGGAAGCGAAAGTTCACCTTCTCGACCGGCCAAAATCCCGTCCGCGCCACCTGGGTCTGCGCCCACTGAAACGGTCGCCGTAGATCCGAAGGGTAGGGCGCTTTCGCCGAAAGCGCCGATCGGTTAAGACGGTCACTCGGGATAACTTCTCCCATGGCTTTCGCGCCATCGCCAGGCCACATCTTTTCAGTTGTGGATGGGACCGCTACCGTACATGCGTTGCTGGAGGAAAGATTCACGGTCGTGAGACCGGCGAGTTTGGCACTCGTCAGTTGCCGTTTGTCGGTTGAAAAAAACTTGGGATTTTGTAACAGAATCGCCCCCGCGATATGCATGGGATCCAATGTTCGGCATCCCATCCAGGCGGTGACGGTGGATGTGAGATGATGCATCTCTGCGGCGATGGCATCGAGTGAAAGTTCGGCCATCACGAATTTGCCCTCATCGCAGAGGTGACCGACCAAGGCTTGCGCTGCAGTGAGTTGGGAAGGGCTCAACGATCGGCGGAAGCGCATGGCCTGCAGCGTATTTTCAATTTCCAGCGCGACGATTCGAGTGAACCAAATGGGAGCCCGTTGCAGCGCTGCATAGGCGGTAACGGTGAAAACCAGTGGAGCCGTGATAATCAGCTTCAGGTCCAAGCCGGTATCAAGATAGCGCGGATTCATCGTAGGCGTCCGAGAGGCGACCTTAATGGCGGATAGCGATGGTGATGATAGTGGCGTCGCAATGCTTACGACTTCAATGTCGGGATCGTTACGATTGCGATGATGTGGGTCGTTCGACTTCGACTGGTGGTTTCCAGTTGGCGGGCAGCAAGTCGGTGATGTCGGCCCCGGGCTGGCGTTGGGGCAATCGGGTGAGCACGTCGCGCAGGTAAATCAACGGGTCGTGTCCGTGGCGCTGGCAACTGATCACCAGCGAGTAGATGATGGCCGAGCGTTGTCCGGCGTCGGGATGGCCAACGAACAGCCAGTTCTTCTTTCCCAAGGCGGAAGGTCGGATGGCGTTTTCAACCAGATTGTTGTCCAACCGAGTTTCGCCGTGGCGCAGATGTTCACAAAGTGGGGCCCATTGTCCGAGCAGATAGGCGCAGGCTTTGCCCAGTCCAGACTGGGGCAATACCTGTTCGCGCACCCGAGCCACCACCACCCGCAACCAGTAAAGTCGGCGGGTAAAGTCGCGTTCACGTCGTTGCTGTCGCTGTGAGGTATCGAGTCCGGTTTCGTCCCAGTGCTTTTCCTGATGATACATCCAGGCAATCGAGCGCAGGATCCATTGGGCCACACGCGGGTTCTCTCCCTGGGCCTCAAAAAACTTGCGGCGGGCATGCGCCCAGCAGCCCACCCAACGCACCTCGGGATGCGCCGCCG is from Synoicihabitans lomoniglobus and encodes:
- a CDS encoding histone deacetylase family protein, which produces MHLFHDPRCLEFGSAHHPEQANRVSRTVAYLQRAHPDWTWHLPAAATDEAILRAHTTEHLQRLPGREDFDEDTPGHEGMDGHARRSAGATIAAVDAALHGDGPTMALMRPPGHHATAGDAMGFCYLNNVAIAALHAKVAHSLERVAVWDFDAHHGNGTEAILLNRAGIRVTSVHQYPGYPDTGMMSRGNSYNWPVPANSHRQDHLLALKASLDCVQAFQPQLILVSAGFDAYHGDPLTELLLQTADFAQLGNWLRSTGLPAAATLEGGYSSHLPRLVDAFLSAWVG
- a CDS encoding bifunctional acetate--CoA ligase family protein/GNAT family N-acetyltransferase, with amino-acid sequence MNTFESLRTVFNPRSIALVGVSNRPGSVGNALLRNTLGGDFDGVVYPVNPKHRSMRGTKVYPTLRAIPDRVDLAIIATPSTHVLGVIEECGQCGIGNAVVITAGFLETGRAGAALFRKLVRTARQAGVRIIGPNCLGFIRPPIGLNASFAARMALPGKLAFISQSGALCTAVLDWSIRDRVGFSHFISIGSMADIGYHDLLDYLATDPGTSSILIYMESLRDAKRFISAARSIGRTKPIIVLKVGRSSEGAAAASSHTGSLTGDDAIYDAVFERAGVARVNTIKELFNISQSLSMQPRPRGNRLLIITNAGGPGVIATDMHIAQGGRLAPLSATLREKLNQVLPAAWSHSNPIDVLGDAGVTPYTETLRHCLDEPNVDGILVILTPQAMTNADEIGRALGDLAATSNKTILAAFMGAADVASGTRALTAKGIPVYDNPEEAVTCFNLMARYARNQELLTETPESVPAEFKPKTAVNQRLLARVRDAGRHALNENEAKQFIANYGLISPPHAHAATAADAARRAAGFGFPVAMKIMSPDILHKTDVNGVALNLRSKRAVMLAFRQITRDAARLRPKAQLQGVIVEKMVTKKYELFLGSKMDPVFGPVILFGAGGVGVEVFKDISIGIPPLNMALAKRMIEKTKIHTLLAGYRGMAAIDMRSLQFLLYRFSYMIMDFPEIAEMDINPLGVDADGIVALDAKIVLDPAPPPRHAAPYRHLIVTPYPRELERTVRLANRKTVRLRPIRPEDEQLEAEMFRAMSPQTQRFRFFELIKDISHEMLIRYTQIDYDREVAIVAEMRERGVRKMVGVARVIGDPYHETSEFAIVVADPWQGMGLGNVLTDAVLSVARQRKYRSIYADFLGDNHAMHHILRKRKFTFSTGQNPVRATWVCAH